The window CTGACGACCGATCAGCGCCGCAGGCAGGCGCTTGTCCTATGCCCCCATTTGTCCTAAAGCCACCGGCTCTGCCGGGGGATATTTACTAGTTCTAAATGGCTTGCTTTTCTGGGCTTAAATCATATACTTAACGCGCATGTTCTTTTTCGGCTATGTTCTGTCTTAGAAATCAAGATACTTAAATTGACAAGATCTGGAGTCGGATCGGAAGAGTTTTTGTAGAATATTTGTGCGATTTAATACTTAAAAGACAATTCACACGCTTTTATTTTGATCTTTGTTCTTGTCTATAAAGGAGAATTGCAGTGAAACTGAAGGACAATAATGGGATATTGTACCCAAGAAAAATGAAGATAGGGAATTTGATTGTGACGGGCACCCCGGGTTCCGGAAAATCCTATTTGATCGGTAAAATCGGCGGTTGGCCCGGAGAGGTAGGAATCGATATTTCCCAGAATAAATGGTGGACGGTGGAACCGCTTTCCCATCGTCCGAGAGAGGTCCATTTTTCTTTTCCATTCGTGGGTGGAGCTCAAAGCCATACGGTTTATGATGAGTGTTGGGAAACTGCGGCAGAATTTCCTGAGGTGGATTGGGAAAAAATTCAAATTCCCAAAAAGAAGACCTTCATTTTTGCCGCAAATTGGCGCGCTAGGTTTGTTTTTGATTTTATCCTGCCGCCTTCAGGGTGGATCATCAAACAGAGGGAGAAGCGACTTGCTTCGGCGGATAAGAGAGTCATGGATATGA is drawn from Desulfobulbaceae bacterium and contains these coding sequences:
- a CDS encoding serine/threonine protein phosphatase: MKLKDNNGILYPRKMKIGNLIVTGTPGSGKSYLIGKIGGWPGEVGIDISQNKWWTVEPLSHRPREVHFSFPFVGGAQSHTVYDECWETAAEFPEVDWEKIQIPKKKTFIFAANWRARFVFDFILPPSGWIIKQREKRLASADKRVMDM